GGCGCCGGCCAGGTGCCGACGATCGCCTTCGACGACGGCCGCGCGCTGGCGCAATCCAATGCCATCATCCGCTATCTCGCCCGCGACAGCGCGCTCGTTCCGCGCGATGCCTTCGCTGCGGCCAAGATGGATGAATGGCTGTTCTGGGAGCAGTACAGCCACGAGCCCTATATCGCGGTGTGCCGCTTCGGTCTCGTCTATCTCGGCAAGGATGCGTCCGAGCTGGATCCCGAGAAGGTGAAGCGCGGCTATGCGGCGCTCGACCGCATGGAGCAGCATCTGGCTGCCAGCAGCTTCTTCGCCGGCGAGGATGTTTCACTCGCCGATGTCTCGCTGCTCGCCTATACCCGCGTGGCGCATGAAGGCGGCTTCGACCTCGGCCGTTATGCTTCCGTCCGCCGCTGGATCGGCGAAGTCGAAGCGTTTCTCGGCCTTCCGCCGGCGCGCTGACGTGGAGTTTTCGCCATGAGCGCCGAGTCCGTCTCCATTCGCCGAGCGCGCCGCGACGACGTTCCCGCGATCGTGGCGATGCTCGCCGACGATCATCTCGGCCGCGGGCGCGAGCGTGTCGAGGATCCGTTGCCCGCTGCCTATTACGACGCATTCGCGCGGGTCGCGCGTGATCCGAATCTGGCGCTCGTGGTGGCCGAGATCGAGGGCAGGGTGGTCGGCTGCCTGCAACTCGCTGTTCTGCCGGGCATCAGCTCGCAAGGCGGCGTGCGCGGCCTTCTCGAAGACGTGCGGGTTGCCACTGATTGTCGCAGCCGCGGGATCGGCGAGCGCTTGGTGCAGTGGGCAATCACGGAAGCAAAGGCGCGCGGCTGCAGCCTGGTCGAACTGCTGACGCATCAGACGCGCGTCGATGCGCAGCGATTCTACAAACGGCTCGGATTCACAGCGAGCCACGTCGGCATGACTGTCCGCTTTTGAGCCAGTTGCTTGCGGGCCTTGCGCAATCAGCAAATTCAGGTCGCGCATTCGTTCATGTTAAGAGGCGGTAAACTACCCGTCGGTCGTTCACGTTGATGAAGGAACGATCGGTGCTACGGCGGCATCTAGCCACCGGGCTCGGCTCGGTTCGGGGATTTCAATGACAAGCTATTCGATGGTCAAGGTCGGCAACGACTATGTCGTGCAGGCTAATGACCAGTGCATTTTGAAAGTCGGCAGCCGCCGCAAGGCCGCGCAATTGATCAGTGAAGCCACGGACTTGCTCAATGCGCTCGCCGTCGTTGAATCCCCTGGTATCGCAGCGGAATCACCGTCAAGCCGCCGTGAGGCGCCGGAACTTCCTTGACTGCCCCTCCCGATTCCCGTATCAGCCGCGGCGGGACACCTCCCCCCAACGGGAGGCTTACTATCTGGAAGGGTAGATCATGACTGTAGCGAAGCCCGCTTCGCGGCCGAACGTGCCGCATTTCTCCTCCGGCCCCTGCGCCAAGCGCCCCGGCTGGAACGCACAAAATCTCAAGGACGCAGCGCTCGGCCGCTCGCATCGCGCGAAGGTCGGCAAGACCAAGCTCAAGCTCGCGATCGATCTGACGCGCGAAGTGCTCGAGGTGCCCGCCGATTACCGCATCGGGATCGTGCCGGCATCCGATACCGGCGCGGTCGAGATGGCGCTGTGGTCGCTGCTCGGTGCACGGCCCGTCACCACGCTCGCCTGGGAATCCTTCGGCGAAGGCTGGGTCAGTGACATCGTCAAGGAATTGAAGCTCAAGGACGTCGCCAAGCTGAACGCGGCTTACGGTGAGATTCCCGATCTGTCGAAGGTCGATCCCGCGAGCGACGTCGTCTTCACCTGGAACGGCACCACCTCTGGCGTGCGCGTGCCGAACGCCGACTGGATCAAGGCGGATCGCGAAGGCCTGACCATCTGCGACGCGACGTCGGCCGCATTCGCCCAGCCGCTCGACTGGGCCAAGCTCGACGTGGTCACCTTCTCCTGGCAGAAGGCGCTCGGCGGCGAGGCTGCGCACGGCATGCTGATCCTCTCGCCCCGCGCCGTGGAGCGGCTCGAGACCTACAAGCCGGCCTGGCCGATGCCGAAGATCTTCCGCATGACCAAGGGCGGCAAGATCAATGAAGGCATCTTCGTCGGCGAGACCATCAACACGCCGTCGATGCTCTGCGTCGAGGATTATTTGGACGCGCTGAACTGGGCCAAGTCGATCGGCGGCCTCAAGGCGCTGATCGCGCGTGCCGACGCCAACACCAAGGTGCTCGCCGACTGGAAGGCGAAGACGCCGTGGATCGACTTCCTGGCCAAGGATGCCGCGATCCGCTCCAACACCTCGGTGTGCCTGAAGTTCACCGATCCCGCCATCACCTCGCTCTCCGAGGACGCGCAGGCCGACTTCAGCAAGAAGCTGGTCGCGCTGGTCGAGAAGGAAGGCGCCGGCTACGACTTCGCCTATTACCGCGACGCGCCGGCCGGTCTGCGCATCTGGTGCGGCGCCACGGTGGAGGCCAAGGACGTCGAGCTGCTGACGCAGTGGATCGATTGGGCCTTTGCCGAGACCAAGGCCGCGCTCGCCAAGGCGGCCTGAGTTCTTACCCTCCCCTGGAGGGGGAGGGTCGACGCACCGTTAGGTGCGGCGGGGTGGGGTGATCTCTCCACACGGCGCACCGGCAATTTTCTTTGTTGCAGCTTCACCCCACCCCGGCGCTTCGCGCCGACCCTCCCCCTCCAGGGGAGGGTGTGAAGGAAAACACCCCCCATGACCAAACCCAAAGTTCTCATTTCCGACGCGCTCTCCCCCGCCGCCGTGCAGATCTTCAAAGACCGCGGCGTCGAGGTCGACTTCCAGCCCAACCTCGGCAAGGACAAGGACAAGCTCGCCGAGATCATCGGCAACTATGACGGCCTTGCAATCCGCTCCGCGACCAAGGCGACCGCCAAGATCCTGGAGAAGGCGACCAACCTCAAGGTGATCGGCCGCGCCGGCATCGGCGTCGACAATGTCGAGATCCCCGCCGCCACGGCCAAGGGCATCATCGTGATGAACACGCCGTTCGGCAATTCGATCACGACTGCCGAGCACGCCATCACGCTGATGCTGGCGCTCGCCCGCGAGATCCCGCAGGCCGACGCCTCGACCCAGGCCGGCAAGTGGGAGAAGAACCGCTTCATGGGCGTCGAGATCACCGGCAAGGTGCTCGGCGTCGTCGGCTGCGGCAATATCGGCTCGATCGTGGCCGACCGCGCGCTCGGTCTGCGCATGAAGGTGATCGCGTTCGATCCGTTCCTGTCGCCCGAGCGCGCCAGGGACATCGGCGTCGAGAAGGTCGAGCTCGACGATCTGCTCAAGCGCGCCGACTTCATCACGCTGCACACACCGCTGACCGAGAAGACGAAGAACATCATCGATGGGGCCGCAATCGCCAAGATGAAGAAGGGCGTGCGCCTGATCAACTGCGCCCGCGGCGGTCTCGTCGACGAGCAGGCGGTGGTCGATGCGCTCAATTCCAAGCACATCGCCGGCGCCGCGTTCGACGTCTTCGTCGAGGAGCCCGCCAACAAGAACGTGCTGTTCGGCCATCCCAATGTGATCTGCACGCCGCATCTCGGCGCCTCCACGACGGAAGCGCAGGAGAACGTCGCGCTCCAGGTCGCCGAGCAGATGTCGGATTACCTGCTCACCGGCGCGATCTCGAACGCGGTCAACTTCCCCTCGATCACTGCGGAAGAGGCGCCGAAGCTGAAGCCGTTCATCTCGCTCGCCGAGAAGCTCGGCTCGTTTGCCGGCCAGCTCACCGAGAGCGGCATCCTCAAGGTCGAGATCACCTATGAGGGCCACGTCGCCGAGATGAAGATCAAGGCGATCACCTCCGCCGTGCTGTCGGGCCTGCTGCGGCCGATGCTGGGCGAGGTCAACGTGGTGTCGGCGCCCGTCGTCGCCAAGGAGCGCGGCATGGTGGTGGACGAGATCGTCCGTGCCGCCCAGAGCGACTATGAAAGCCTGATCACCGTCACGGTCACCACCGAGCGGCAGGAGCGGTCGGTCTCGGGCACGGTCTATGCCGACGGCAAGCCGCGCCTCGTCGATATCAAGGGCATCCGCGTCGATGCCGAGTTCGGCAAATCGATGATCTACGTGACCAACGAGGACAAGCCGGGCTTCATCGGCCGGTTCGCGAGCCTGCTCGGCGACGCCAAGCTCAACATCGCGACCTTCCATCTCGGCCGCGTCGCGCCCGGCAGCGATGCCATCGCGCTGGTCGAGGTCGACGGGGCGGTGCCGCCGGATCTGCTCGCCAAGGTGCAGGCACTGCCGCAAGTCAAGCAG
The nucleotide sequence above comes from Bradyrhizobium sp. NDS-1. Encoded proteins:
- a CDS encoding glutathione S-transferase family protein — translated: MKIYGDSNSGNCLKVKWVCDKLALPYQWIEIDTRKGETRTPQFLGMNGAGQVPTIAFDDGRALAQSNAIIRYLARDSALVPRDAFAAAKMDEWLFWEQYSHEPYIAVCRFGLVYLGKDASELDPEKVKRGYAALDRMEQHLAASSFFAGEDVSLADVSLLAYTRVAHEGGFDLGRYASVRRWIGEVEAFLGLPPAR
- a CDS encoding GNAT family N-acetyltransferase, which produces MSAESVSIRRARRDDVPAIVAMLADDHLGRGRERVEDPLPAAYYDAFARVARDPNLALVVAEIEGRVVGCLQLAVLPGISSQGGVRGLLEDVRVATDCRSRGIGERLVQWAITEAKARGCSLVELLTHQTRVDAQRFYKRLGFTASHVGMTVRF
- a CDS encoding phosphoserine transaminase, which codes for MTVAKPASRPNVPHFSSGPCAKRPGWNAQNLKDAALGRSHRAKVGKTKLKLAIDLTREVLEVPADYRIGIVPASDTGAVEMALWSLLGARPVTTLAWESFGEGWVSDIVKELKLKDVAKLNAAYGEIPDLSKVDPASDVVFTWNGTTSGVRVPNADWIKADREGLTICDATSAAFAQPLDWAKLDVVTFSWQKALGGEAAHGMLILSPRAVERLETYKPAWPMPKIFRMTKGGKINEGIFVGETINTPSMLCVEDYLDALNWAKSIGGLKALIARADANTKVLADWKAKTPWIDFLAKDAAIRSNTSVCLKFTDPAITSLSEDAQADFSKKLVALVEKEGAGYDFAYYRDAPAGLRIWCGATVEAKDVELLTQWIDWAFAETKAALAKAA
- the serA gene encoding phosphoglycerate dehydrogenase codes for the protein MTKPKVLISDALSPAAVQIFKDRGVEVDFQPNLGKDKDKLAEIIGNYDGLAIRSATKATAKILEKATNLKVIGRAGIGVDNVEIPAATAKGIIVMNTPFGNSITTAEHAITLMLALAREIPQADASTQAGKWEKNRFMGVEITGKVLGVVGCGNIGSIVADRALGLRMKVIAFDPFLSPERARDIGVEKVELDDLLKRADFITLHTPLTEKTKNIIDGAAIAKMKKGVRLINCARGGLVDEQAVVDALNSKHIAGAAFDVFVEEPANKNVLFGHPNVICTPHLGASTTEAQENVALQVAEQMSDYLLTGAISNAVNFPSITAEEAPKLKPFISLAEKLGSFAGQLTESGILKVEITYEGHVAEMKIKAITSAVLSGLLRPMLGEVNVVSAPVVAKERGMVVDEIVRAAQSDYESLITVTVTTERQERSVSGTVYADGKPRLVDIKGIRVDAEFGKSMIYVTNEDKPGFIGRFASLLGDAKLNIATFHLGRVAPGSDAIALVEVDGAVPPDLLAKVQALPQVKQAKALTF